Proteins encoded together in one Oceanivirga salmonicida window:
- a CDS encoding GH25 family lysozyme yields the protein MKKINKILIIILVLINLFLILLNIEFSGYFYHNDINASKYEIHGIDISHHQIRINWQKVDKNYKFVLIKATEGKDFSDKDFLYNWNKARLNGFAVGAYHFFSMTSSGKDQAKYYISKVPRIKNSFPPIIDVELSSKYEKEKVIKELVDFIKIVEKHYKKKVIIYTDYKSYTNYIKNNLVDNYLWFRDIRKTPYIEENDRWIIWQYSNRGLVDGISGFTDKNVLRKNDINWYINEQGIK from the coding sequence ATGAAAAAAATAAATAAAATTTTAATTATTATATTAGTATTAATAAATCTATTTTTAATATTGTTAAATATAGAATTTAGTGGATATTTTTACCATAATGATATAAATGCAAGTAAATATGAAATACATGGTATAGATATATCGCATCACCAAATTAGAATTAACTGGCAGAAAGTAGATAAAAATTATAAATTTGTACTAATTAAAGCAACAGAAGGAAAAGATTTTTCAGATAAAGATTTTTTATATAACTGGAATAAAGCAAGACTTAATGGTTTTGCAGTTGGAGCATATCATTTTTTTTCTATGACTAGTAGTGGAAAAGATCAGGCTAAATATTATATTTCAAAAGTTCCTAGAATTAAAAATAGTTTTCCACCTATAATAGATGTTGAATTATCTAGTAAATATGAAAAAGAAAAAGTTATAAAAGAATTAGTAGATTTTATAAAAATAGTAGAAAAGCATTATAAAAAAAAGGTAATAATTTATACTGATTATAAGTCATATACAAATTATATAAAAAATAATTTAGTAGATAATTATTTATGGTTTAGAGATATAAGAAAAACACCTTATATAGAAGAAAATGACAGATGGATAATCTGGCAATATTCTAATAGGGGTCTTGTAGATGGTATAAGTGGGTTTACTGATAAAAATGTTTTAAGAAAAAATGACATTAATTGGTATATAAATGAACAAGGTATAAAATAA
- the serS gene encoding serine--tRNA ligase has translation MLDIRYIRDNADEIRKSLDARKSDFDLDLLLNLDKKRREILVEVEQLKKERNESSTLIGKYKREGKDSSELLEKMQVVGEKIKSLDAELLEVEQKFNELIYTIPNKLHSSTPFGDSEDDNVEIRKWGEPKKFDFEVKTHDELGVDLDILDFERGSKLGGSRFTVYKKAAARLERALINFMLDTHTTEHGFTEILTPQLVKKEMMIGTGQLPKFEEDMYKINDEEMYLIPTAEVTLTNLYNQEILDEEELPKYMCGFTACFRKEAGSGGKDLKGLIRQHQFNKVEMVKIAHPKNSYEELEHMVNSAENILKKLGLPYRVISLCSGDIGFSAAKTYDIEVWVPSQNKYREISSCSNTEDFQARRAMIKYRDKENKKSYYVHTLNGSGLAVGRTVVAIMENYQTKEGNIIVPDALVPYMGGLKLITK, from the coding sequence ATGTTAGATATTAGATATATTAGAGATAATGCTGATGAAATTAGAAAAAGTTTAGATGCTAGAAAAAGTGATTTTGATTTAGATTTATTATTAAATCTTGATAAAAAAAGAAGAGAAATATTAGTAGAAGTAGAACAACTGAAAAAAGAAAGAAATGAATCAAGTACATTAATAGGGAAATATAAAAGAGAAGGAAAAGATTCTAGTGAATTATTAGAAAAAATGCAAGTTGTAGGAGAAAAAATAAAATCATTAGATGCAGAATTATTGGAAGTAGAGCAAAAATTTAATGAATTAATTTATACTATACCTAATAAATTACACTCTTCAACACCATTTGGAGATAGTGAAGATGATAACGTAGAAATTAGAAAATGGGGAGAACCTAAAAAATTTGATTTTGAAGTTAAAACTCACGATGAATTAGGTGTAGATTTAGATATATTAGACTTTGAGCGTGGTTCTAAATTAGGAGGTTCAAGATTTACAGTATATAAAAAAGCAGCAGCAAGACTTGAAAGAGCATTAATAAACTTTATGTTAGATACACACACAACTGAACATGGATTTACTGAAATATTAACTCCACAATTAGTAAAAAAAGAAATGATGATAGGTACAGGTCAACTTCCTAAATTTGAAGAAGACATGTATAAAATTAATGATGAAGAAATGTATTTAATACCTACTGCAGAAGTAACACTTACTAACTTATACAATCAAGAAATATTAGATGAAGAAGAATTGCCTAAATATATGTGTGGATTTACTGCTTGTTTTAGAAAAGAAGCAGGTTCAGGTGGTAAAGATTTAAAAGGTTTAATAAGACAACATCAATTTAACAAAGTTGAAATGGTAAAAATAGCACACCCTAAAAATTCATATGAAGAATTAGAACATATGGTAAATTCTGCTGAAAATATCTTGAAAAAATTGGGATTACCGTATAGAGTAATATCACTTTGTAGTGGAGATATAGGTTTTTCTGCTGCAAAAACTTATGATATAGAAGTATGGGTTCCAAGTCAAAATAAATATAGAGAGATATCTTCTTGTTCAAATACAGAAGATTTTCAAGCAAGAAGAGCAATGATAAAGTATAGAGATAAAGAAAATAAAAAAAGTTATTATGTACATACATTAAATGGATCAGGTTTAGCAGTTGGTAGAACAGTAGTTGCTATAATGGAAAATTATCAAACTAAAGAAGGTAATATAATAGTACCTGATGCATTAGTACCTTACATGGGAGGATTAAAACTTATAACTAAATGA
- a CDS encoding phospholipase D-like domain-containing protein, translated as MVVGLKRIMLILFSVMFQFGILWWLFNIFPEAKTVIIYILTAISIVVTLYIIKSDINPDYKLSWMFLIFLTPILGSILFLLSKRSSANEYSLNLEASTEISKNIDDDSYLIDNLKTSNKRQAYYLKKHANAGIYKNNDIKYYSSGESMWEDMLIELDKAKKFIFMEYFIVQNGIMLDKILEILKRKASEGVDVRFTFDSFGSIFKAPNHFAKKLRKHGIKCYPYNSKVRIFDMHFNNRDHRKITIIDGKVAFTGGLNLADEYINEVNLFGHWKDTGIRVKGSSVNFFTIMFLTLWGICEDKIPNYTNRLVKDYEIFENDGIISPYTDYPGDAENVGETMYSEIVKGASDYVYITTPYLILNYNMINELVMASKAGVDVRIIVPGIPDKKLIYMLTKSFYPPLINAGVRIFEYTPGFIHCKQFVSDNKSAIIGTINLDYRSLTHNIENAVWLLNDKSVLEIKKDFLDIQEKSKEVELKNKKWSIIIEVILLPIFRAFAPLF; from the coding sequence AGTAGGATTAAAAAGAATAATGTTAATATTGTTTTCAGTGATGTTCCAATTCGGAATTTTATGGTGGTTATTTAACATTTTTCCAGAAGCAAAAACAGTAATAATATATATATTAACAGCTATTTCTATTGTTGTAACTTTATATATTATAAAATCAGACATAAATCCTGACTACAAATTATCTTGGATGTTTTTAATTTTTTTAACACCAATTTTAGGTAGTATATTATTTTTATTATCTAAAAGGTCAAGTGCAAATGAGTATAGTCTTAATTTAGAAGCTAGTACTGAAATATCTAAAAATATTGATGATGATAGTTACTTGATAGATAATTTGAAAACTTCAAATAAAAGGCAAGCTTATTATCTAAAAAAACATGCTAATGCAGGAATATATAAAAATAATGATATTAAATATTATTCTTCCGGAGAATCAATGTGGGAGGATATGCTCATAGAGTTAGATAAGGCAAAAAAGTTCATATTCATGGAGTATTTCATAGTACAAAATGGAATAATGTTAGATAAAATATTAGAAATACTTAAAAGAAAAGCAAGTGAAGGTGTAGATGTTAGATTTACTTTTGATAGTTTTGGAAGTATATTTAAAGCCCCTAATCATTTTGCTAAAAAATTGAGAAAACATGGTATAAAGTGTTATCCATATAATAGTAAAGTAAGAATATTTGATATGCATTTTAACAATAGAGATCATAGAAAAATTACAATAATAGATGGTAAGGTTGCTTTTACTGGTGGATTAAATTTAGCAGATGAGTATATAAATGAGGTTAATTTATTTGGACATTGGAAAGATACTGGAATAAGAGTAAAAGGTAGCAGTGTAAACTTTTTTACAATAATGTTTTTAACTTTATGGGGAATATGTGAAGATAAAATACCAAATTATACTAATCGTTTAGTAAAGGATTATGAAATTTTTGAAAATGATGGAATAATATCACCATATACAGATTATCCAGGAGATGCTGAAAATGTTGGAGAAACTATGTATAGTGAGATAGTTAAGGGAGCAAGCGATTATGTATATATTACAACTCCATACTTGATACTAAACTATAATATGATAAATGAGTTAGTAATGGCTTCAAAAGCAGGTGTAGATGTTAGAATAATAGTTCCAGGCATACCTGATAAAAAGTTAATATATATGCTAACAAAATCATTTTATCCACCTTTGATAAATGCAGGAGTTCGTATATTTGAGTATACACCTGGATTTATTCACTGTAAGCAATTTGTAAGTGATAATAAATCAGCAATAATAGGAACAATAAATTTAGATTATAGATCTTTAACGCATAATATAGAAAATGCAGTGTGGTTACTAAATGATAAAAGTGTATTAGAAATAAAAAAAGATTTTTTAGATATACAAGAAAAAAGTAAAGAAGTTGAGTTAAAAAATAAAAAATGGTCAATAATAATTGAAGTGATATTATTACCAATATTTCGTGCCTTTGCACCACTTTTTTAA